One Epinephelus moara isolate mb chromosome 20, YSFRI_EMoa_1.0, whole genome shotgun sequence genomic window carries:
- the LOC126407704 gene encoding bromodomain-containing protein 1-like isoform X3: MKKKSRHHRPAALKRDSSPIKPSPNRETLTYAQAQRIVELEVDGRVHRLSIYDKLDVITDDDPTAQEIMECNSNKENNEKPQQVLVRSVRLKNNQQKKNAALMASHGSSGTHGSTGGLLEPKVRTVEYNLPVVPKRPVAYYKYTERTAEELDEEVEYDMDEEDYAWLELINEKRKSEGVSQVSHNLFEFLMDRFEKESYSATQGQSDLQSLVDEDAVCCICMDGDGADSNVILFCDSCNIAVHQECYGVPYIPEGQWLCRHCLQCPSRPAQCVFCPNRGGALKKTDDDRWGHVACALWVPEVGFSDTVFIEPIDGVRNIPPARWKLTCYLCKEKGAGACIQCDKINCYTAFHVSCAQKAGLYMKMEPVKEVTASGATTFSVKKTAFCCSHTPEGCDRRPLNIYEEPHPKNGACHKRAEKRGKSRAKGWHKKKSKRGEPEPEPEPETPTNSGPSITASSFDTILNQVAVQRKRAFVERVLSYWVQKRQSRNNVPLIRRLQANPQPPKVKQKDRMETNQALKEQLKEWHRLRHDLERARLLLELIRKREKLKREEMKLQQSVLEVQLTPFNILLRAVLSQLQEKDQYSIFAQPVCVKEVPDYLDHIKNPMDFSTMRKRIDAHDYRSLEEFEADFNLIIFNCMKYNAKDTFFYRAGQRMQDHGGAILRRARREAERIGFDFPGGIHLPEAPKLEPPPPFTWEEVDRLLTPTYRRLTPPEDQLKELLEKLDLSTAMKHSPSRSKRLKLLKKTIMEVRSEISLKKSLQTQPPVATEPSPTPAESEERALPEPPAEPCTPQEEKPLPPPTLELLTSLTQLETSHGDSEPPPLKAVKSSTDHTPMELDGDTDTSTSAPTDAPNGHLPDPLLPNGDLHTEASGTCNRRNSVLFRKSKSTSPQKPLKTKTQEAPAVTLPPLGTKTFLSVVIPRLETLLLPKKRRRSSSADGEDDDEESPIKRLGTGIANGFVVEEEEISPSPRLLEPRRRCASESSISSSGSVLCSTSTVIVSKSGKGRLPAARRSTVDDKSTLMTCIENGEFTKAAKISSEVWKPSAASPFVLEPLKLVWAKCSGYPSYPALIMDPKARKTGCQHNGVELPQPPPDVLRAGERMQFRSAEKLFLVHFFDSKRSWQWLPRSKMAPFGINQTLDKIKLTEARSSCIRKAVQLAFDRAMNHLNRVSGKLEPSAGLAATD; this comes from the exons atgaagaagaaaagtCGACATCACCGACCTGCGGCGCTGAAAAGGGATTCGTCTCCCATCAAGCCTTCGCCCAACCGGGAGACGCTGACGTACGCACAGGCTCAGCGGATAGTGGAGCTGGAGGTGGACGGCCGCGTGCACCGGCTCAGCATCTACGACAAGCTGGATGTCATCACTGATGACGACCCCACGGCGCAGGAGATTATGGAGTGCaacagcaacaaggagaacaaTGAGAAGCCCCAGCAGGTCCTGGTGCGCTCTGTGCGCCTCAAAAACAACCAGCAGAAGAAGAATGCGGCGCTCATGGCCTCACACGGCAGCAGCGGCACACACGGCAGTACCGGCGGCCTGTTGGAGCCAAAGGTTAGAACGGTTGAATACAACTTGCCGGTGGTGCCGAAGAGGCCGGTGGCGTATTACAAATACACAGAGAGGACGGCAGAGGAGCTGGACGAGGAGGTGGAGTACGACATGGATGAGGAGGACTACGCCTGGCTGGAGCTCATCAATGAGAAGAGGAAGAGCGAGGGCGTCAGCCAGGTGTCGCACAACCTGTTTGAGTTCCTCATGGACCGCTTTGAGAAGGAGTCGTACTCAGCCACGCAGGGTCAGAGCGACCTGCAGTCATTGGTGGACGAGGACGCCGTCTGTTGCATCTGCATGGATGGAGACGGAGCCGACAGTAATGTCATCCTCTTCTGCGACTCTTGCAACATCGCCGTGCATCAGGAGTGCTACGGCGTGCCATACATCCCTGAGGGCCAATGGCTATGCCGCCACTGCCTGCAGTGTCCGTCGCGTCCCGCTCAGTGTGTCTTCTGCCCCAACAGAGGCGGAGCCCTGAAGAAGACTGACGACGACCGCTGGGGGCATGTAGCATGTGCTCTGTGGGTGCCTGAGGTCGGCTTCTCTGACACGGTTTTCATCGAGCCCATTGACGGCGTCCGCAATATCCCACCTGCCCGCTGGAAGCTCACCTGCTATCTGTGTAAAGAGAAGGGCGCAGGAGCGTGCATCCAGTGTGACAAGATCAACTGTTACACCGCCTTCCACGTCAGCTGCGCCCAGAAGGCCGGCCTCTACATGAAGATGGAGCCCGTCAAAGAGGTGACGGCGTCCGGCGCCACCACCTTCTCTGTGAAAAAGACCGCCTTCTGCTGCAGCCACACGCCTGAAGGCTGCGACCGCCGGCCGCTCAACATCTACGAGGAGCCGCATCCGAAAAACGGAGCCTGCCACAAGAGGGCCGAAAAGAGGGGGAAGTCCAGGGCCAAGGGCTGGCACAAGAAGAAGAGTAAGAGAGGTGAGCCCGAACCAGAACCAGAGCCTGAGACCCCCACCAACTCTGGACCCAGTATCACCGCTTCAAG CTTTGACACCATCCTGAACCAGGTGGCAGTTCAGAGGAAGCGTGCGTTCGTTGAGCGGGTGCTGAGCTACTGGGTGCAGAAGAGGCAGTCGAGGAATAACGTGCCGCTGATCCGCCGGCTGCAGGCCAACCCTCAGCCGCCCAAAGTCAAGCAAAAG GACCGCATGGAGACGAACCAGGCGCTGAAGGAGCAGCTGAAGGAGTGGCACCGCCTCCGCCACGACCTGGAGCGAGCTCGCCTGCTCCTGGAGCTCATCAGGAAGAGGGAGAAGCTGAAGAGAGAGGAG ATGAAGCTGCAGCAGTCGGTGCTGGAGGTCCAGCTGACCCCCTTCAACATCCTGCTGAGAGCCGTGCTCAGTCAGCTGCAGGAGAAGGACCAGTACAGTATCTTCGCTCAGCCCGTCTGCGTCAAAGAG GTTCCAGACTACCTGGACCACATCAAGAACCCCATGGACTTCTCCACCATGAGGAAACGCATCGACGCTCATGACTACAGGAGCCTGGAGGAGTTCGAGGCAGACTTCAACCTCATCATCTTCAACTGCATGAAGTACAACGCCAAGGACACGTTTTTCTACAGGGCAGGTCAGCGGATGCAGGACCACGGAGGAGCCATCCTCCGCAGGGCCCGAAGGGAGGCTGAGAGAATTGGCTTTGACTTCCCCGGTGGGATTCATCTGCCCGAAGCCCCGAAACTGGAGCCGCCGCCGCCCTTCACCTGGGAGGAAG TGGACCGGCTGCTGACCCCCACCTATCGCCGGCTGACCCCACCGGAGGATCAGCTGAAGGAGCTGCTGGAGAAGCTGGACCTGAGCACGGCCATGAAGCACAGCCCGTCCCGCAGCAAGAGGCTCAAACTGCTCAAGAAGACCATCATGGAGGTTCGGAGCGAGATTAGCCTGAAGAAGTCCCTCCAAACGCAGCCGCCTGTGGCGACTGAGCCCAGCCCGACCCCTGCAGAGTCAGAGGAGAGAGCACTACCTGAACCCCCAGCAGAGCCCTGCACACCACAGGAGGAGAAGCCTTTACCCCCACCAACGTTAGAGCTGTTAACCTCACTGACGCAGCTCGAAACCTCGCACGGTGACTCAGAGCCGCCCCCTCTGAAAGCCGTCAAATCCAGCACGGACCATACTCCCATGGAGCTCGATGGCGACACTGACACATCTACCTCAGCGCCCACAGACGCACCCAACGGGCACCTCCCAGACCCCCTGCTCCCCAATGGCGACCTCCACACAGAAGCCTCTGGCACCTGCAACCGACGGAATAGCGTCCTCTTCCGCAAGTCCAAGAGCACCAGCCCGCAGAAACCACTCAAGACCAAGACCCAAGAGGCACCGGCTGTGACCCTGCCACCCCTTGGCACCAAAACCTTCCTGTCAGTGGTGATTCCTCGACTGGAGACACTGCTCctgccgaagaagagaagacgcagcagcagcgCTGACGGcgaggatgatgatgaggagtcGCCGATAAAACGCCTCGGTACAG GAATAGCGAACGGTTttgtggtggaggaggaagaaatcTCACCTTCTCCCCGCCTGCTGGAGCCTCGCCGCCGCTGTGCCTCTGAGTCGAGCATCTCCTCCAGTGGAAGCGTCCTCTGCAGCACGAG CACAGTCATTGTGTCGAAAAGCGGTAAAGGACGGCTGCCGGCGGCTCGACGGAGCACCGTGGACGACAAAAGCACTCTGATGACCTGCATTGAGAACGGAGAGTTCACCAAAGCTGCCAAGATCTCTTCAG AGGTGTGGAAGCCCTCCGCCGCTTCTCCATTTGTTCTGGAGCCTCTTAAACTAGTTTGGGCTAAATGTAGTGGATATCCCTCCTACCCCGCCCTG ATCATGGACCCCAAAGCGCGGAAGACGGGGTGTCAGCACAACGGGGTGGAGCTTCCCCAGCCGCCGCCGGACGTTCTCAGAGCCGGAGAGCGGATGCAGTTCAGGTCCGCAGAGAAACTCTTCCTCGTCCACTTCTTCGACAGCAAGCGCAGCTG gCAATGGCTTCCTAGATCCAAGATGGCTCCCTTCGGGATCAACCAGACGCTCGACAAAATCAAGCTGACGGAGGCTCGCTCCTCCTGCATCCGAAAAGCTGTGCAGCTCGCCTTCGACCGAGCCATGAACCACCTGAACCGTGTGAGCGGCAAGCTGGAGCCGAGCGCCGGCCTCGCCGCCACGGACtga
- the LOC126407704 gene encoding bromodomain-containing protein 1-like isoform X2 produces MKKKSRHHRPAALKRDSSPIKPSPNRETLTYAQAQRIVELEVDGRVHRLSIYDKLDVITDDDPTAQEIMECNSNKENNEKPQQVLVRSVRLKNNQQKKNAALMASHGSSGTHGSTGGLLEPKVRTVEYNLPVVPKRPVAYYKYTERTAEELDEEVEYDMDEEDYAWLELINEKRKSEGVSQVSHNLFEFLMDRFEKESYSATQGQSDLQSLVDEDAVCCICMDGDGADSNVILFCDSCNIAVHQECYGVPYIPEGQWLCRHCLQCPSRPAQCVFCPNRGGALKKTDDDRWGHVACALWVPEVGFSDTVFIEPIDGVRNIPPARWKLTCYLCKEKGAGACIQCDKINCYTAFHVSCAQKAGLYMKMEPVKEVTASGATTFSVKKTAFCCSHTPEGCDRRPLNIYEEPHPKNGACHKRAEKRGKSRAKGWHKKKSKRGEPEPEPEPETPTNSGPSITASSFDTILNQVAVQRKRAFVERVLSYWVQKRQSRNNVPLIRRLQANPQPPKVKQKDRMETNQALKEQLKEWHRLRHDLERARLLLELIRKREKLKREEMKLQQSVLEVQLTPFNILLRAVLSQLQEKDQYSIFAQPVCVKEVPDYLDHIKNPMDFSTMRKRIDAHDYRSLEEFEADFNLIIFNCMKYNAKDTFFYRAGQRMQDHGGAILRRARREAERIGFDFPGGIHLPEAPKLEPPPPFTWEEVDRLLTPTYRRLTPPEDQLKELLEKLDLSTAMKHSPSRSKRLKLLKKTIMEVRSEISLKKSLQTQPPVATEPSPTPAESEERALPEPPAEPCTPQEEKPLPPPTLELLTSLTQLETSHGDSEPPPLKAVKSSTDHTPMELDGDTDTSTSAPTDAPNGHLPDPLLPNGDLHTEASGTCNRRNSVLFRKSKSTSPQKPLKTKTQEAPAVTLPPLGTKTFLSVVIPRLETLLLPKKRRRSSSADGEDDDEESPIKRLGTGIANGFVVEEEEISPSPRLLEPRRRCASESSISSSGSVLCSTSTVIVSKSGKGRLPAARRSTVDDKSTLMTCIENGEFTKAAKISSGNGFLDPRWLPSGSTRRSTKSS; encoded by the exons atgaagaagaaaagtCGACATCACCGACCTGCGGCGCTGAAAAGGGATTCGTCTCCCATCAAGCCTTCGCCCAACCGGGAGACGCTGACGTACGCACAGGCTCAGCGGATAGTGGAGCTGGAGGTGGACGGCCGCGTGCACCGGCTCAGCATCTACGACAAGCTGGATGTCATCACTGATGACGACCCCACGGCGCAGGAGATTATGGAGTGCaacagcaacaaggagaacaaTGAGAAGCCCCAGCAGGTCCTGGTGCGCTCTGTGCGCCTCAAAAACAACCAGCAGAAGAAGAATGCGGCGCTCATGGCCTCACACGGCAGCAGCGGCACACACGGCAGTACCGGCGGCCTGTTGGAGCCAAAGGTTAGAACGGTTGAATACAACTTGCCGGTGGTGCCGAAGAGGCCGGTGGCGTATTACAAATACACAGAGAGGACGGCAGAGGAGCTGGACGAGGAGGTGGAGTACGACATGGATGAGGAGGACTACGCCTGGCTGGAGCTCATCAATGAGAAGAGGAAGAGCGAGGGCGTCAGCCAGGTGTCGCACAACCTGTTTGAGTTCCTCATGGACCGCTTTGAGAAGGAGTCGTACTCAGCCACGCAGGGTCAGAGCGACCTGCAGTCATTGGTGGACGAGGACGCCGTCTGTTGCATCTGCATGGATGGAGACGGAGCCGACAGTAATGTCATCCTCTTCTGCGACTCTTGCAACATCGCCGTGCATCAGGAGTGCTACGGCGTGCCATACATCCCTGAGGGCCAATGGCTATGCCGCCACTGCCTGCAGTGTCCGTCGCGTCCCGCTCAGTGTGTCTTCTGCCCCAACAGAGGCGGAGCCCTGAAGAAGACTGACGACGACCGCTGGGGGCATGTAGCATGTGCTCTGTGGGTGCCTGAGGTCGGCTTCTCTGACACGGTTTTCATCGAGCCCATTGACGGCGTCCGCAATATCCCACCTGCCCGCTGGAAGCTCACCTGCTATCTGTGTAAAGAGAAGGGCGCAGGAGCGTGCATCCAGTGTGACAAGATCAACTGTTACACCGCCTTCCACGTCAGCTGCGCCCAGAAGGCCGGCCTCTACATGAAGATGGAGCCCGTCAAAGAGGTGACGGCGTCCGGCGCCACCACCTTCTCTGTGAAAAAGACCGCCTTCTGCTGCAGCCACACGCCTGAAGGCTGCGACCGCCGGCCGCTCAACATCTACGAGGAGCCGCATCCGAAAAACGGAGCCTGCCACAAGAGGGCCGAAAAGAGGGGGAAGTCCAGGGCCAAGGGCTGGCACAAGAAGAAGAGTAAGAGAGGTGAGCCCGAACCAGAACCAGAGCCTGAGACCCCCACCAACTCTGGACCCAGTATCACCGCTTCAAG CTTTGACACCATCCTGAACCAGGTGGCAGTTCAGAGGAAGCGTGCGTTCGTTGAGCGGGTGCTGAGCTACTGGGTGCAGAAGAGGCAGTCGAGGAATAACGTGCCGCTGATCCGCCGGCTGCAGGCCAACCCTCAGCCGCCCAAAGTCAAGCAAAAG GACCGCATGGAGACGAACCAGGCGCTGAAGGAGCAGCTGAAGGAGTGGCACCGCCTCCGCCACGACCTGGAGCGAGCTCGCCTGCTCCTGGAGCTCATCAGGAAGAGGGAGAAGCTGAAGAGAGAGGAG ATGAAGCTGCAGCAGTCGGTGCTGGAGGTCCAGCTGACCCCCTTCAACATCCTGCTGAGAGCCGTGCTCAGTCAGCTGCAGGAGAAGGACCAGTACAGTATCTTCGCTCAGCCCGTCTGCGTCAAAGAG GTTCCAGACTACCTGGACCACATCAAGAACCCCATGGACTTCTCCACCATGAGGAAACGCATCGACGCTCATGACTACAGGAGCCTGGAGGAGTTCGAGGCAGACTTCAACCTCATCATCTTCAACTGCATGAAGTACAACGCCAAGGACACGTTTTTCTACAGGGCAGGTCAGCGGATGCAGGACCACGGAGGAGCCATCCTCCGCAGGGCCCGAAGGGAGGCTGAGAGAATTGGCTTTGACTTCCCCGGTGGGATTCATCTGCCCGAAGCCCCGAAACTGGAGCCGCCGCCGCCCTTCACCTGGGAGGAAG TGGACCGGCTGCTGACCCCCACCTATCGCCGGCTGACCCCACCGGAGGATCAGCTGAAGGAGCTGCTGGAGAAGCTGGACCTGAGCACGGCCATGAAGCACAGCCCGTCCCGCAGCAAGAGGCTCAAACTGCTCAAGAAGACCATCATGGAGGTTCGGAGCGAGATTAGCCTGAAGAAGTCCCTCCAAACGCAGCCGCCTGTGGCGACTGAGCCCAGCCCGACCCCTGCAGAGTCAGAGGAGAGAGCACTACCTGAACCCCCAGCAGAGCCCTGCACACCACAGGAGGAGAAGCCTTTACCCCCACCAACGTTAGAGCTGTTAACCTCACTGACGCAGCTCGAAACCTCGCACGGTGACTCAGAGCCGCCCCCTCTGAAAGCCGTCAAATCCAGCACGGACCATACTCCCATGGAGCTCGATGGCGACACTGACACATCTACCTCAGCGCCCACAGACGCACCCAACGGGCACCTCCCAGACCCCCTGCTCCCCAATGGCGACCTCCACACAGAAGCCTCTGGCACCTGCAACCGACGGAATAGCGTCCTCTTCCGCAAGTCCAAGAGCACCAGCCCGCAGAAACCACTCAAGACCAAGACCCAAGAGGCACCGGCTGTGACCCTGCCACCCCTTGGCACCAAAACCTTCCTGTCAGTGGTGATTCCTCGACTGGAGACACTGCTCctgccgaagaagagaagacgcagcagcagcgCTGACGGcgaggatgatgatgaggagtcGCCGATAAAACGCCTCGGTACAG GAATAGCGAACGGTTttgtggtggaggaggaagaaatcTCACCTTCTCCCCGCCTGCTGGAGCCTCGCCGCCGCTGTGCCTCTGAGTCGAGCATCTCCTCCAGTGGAAGCGTCCTCTGCAGCACGAG CACAGTCATTGTGTCGAAAAGCGGTAAAGGACGGCTGCCGGCGGCTCGACGGAGCACCGTGGACGACAAAAGCACTCTGATGACCTGCATTGAGAACGGAGAGTTCACCAAAGCTGCCAAGATCTCTTCAG gCAATGGCTTCCTAGATCCAAGATGGCTCCCTTCGGGATCAACCAGACGCTCGACAAAATCAAGCTGA
- the LOC126407704 gene encoding bromodomain-containing protein 1-like isoform X1, with protein sequence MKKKSRHHRPAALKRDSSPIKPSPNRETLTYAQAQRIVELEVDGRVHRLSIYDKLDVITDDDPTAQEIMECNSNKENNEKPQQVLVRSVRLKNNQQKKNAALMASHGSSGTHGSTGGLLEPKVRTVEYNLPVVPKRPVAYYKYTERTAEELDEEVEYDMDEEDYAWLELINEKRKSEGVSQVSHNLFEFLMDRFEKESYSATQGQSDLQSLVDEDAVCCICMDGDGADSNVILFCDSCNIAVHQECYGVPYIPEGQWLCRHCLQCPSRPAQCVFCPNRGGALKKTDDDRWGHVACALWVPEVGFSDTVFIEPIDGVRNIPPARWKLTCYLCKEKGAGACIQCDKINCYTAFHVSCAQKAGLYMKMEPVKEVTASGATTFSVKKTAFCCSHTPEGCDRRPLNIYEEPHPKNGACHKRAEKRGKSRAKGWHKKKSKRGEPEPEPEPETPTNSGPSITASSFDTILNQVAVQRKRAFVERVLSYWVQKRQSRNNVPLIRRLQANPQPPKVKQKDRMETNQALKEQLKEWHRLRHDLERARLLLELIRKREKLKREEMKLQQSVLEVQLTPFNILLRAVLSQLQEKDQYSIFAQPVCVKEVPDYLDHIKNPMDFSTMRKRIDAHDYRSLEEFEADFNLIIFNCMKYNAKDTFFYRAGQRMQDHGGAILRRARREAERIGFDFPGGIHLPEAPKLEPPPPFTWEEVDRLLTPTYRRLTPPEDQLKELLEKLDLSTAMKHSPSRSKRLKLLKKTIMEVRSEISLKKSLQTQPPVATEPSPTPAESEERALPEPPAEPCTPQEEKPLPPPTLELLTSLTQLETSHGDSEPPPLKAVKSSTDHTPMELDGDTDTSTSAPTDAPNGHLPDPLLPNGDLHTEASGTCNRRNSVLFRKSKSTSPQKPLKTKTQEAPAVTLPPLGTKTFLSVVIPRLETLLLPKKRRRSSSADGEDDDEESPIKRLGTGIANGFVVEEEEISPSPRLLEPRRRCASESSISSSGSVLCSTSTVIVSKSGKGRLPAARRSTVDDKSTLMTCIENGEFTKAAKISSDHGPQSAEDGVSAQRGGASPAAAGRSQSRRADAVQVRRETLPRPLLRQQAQLAMAS encoded by the exons atgaagaagaaaagtCGACATCACCGACCTGCGGCGCTGAAAAGGGATTCGTCTCCCATCAAGCCTTCGCCCAACCGGGAGACGCTGACGTACGCACAGGCTCAGCGGATAGTGGAGCTGGAGGTGGACGGCCGCGTGCACCGGCTCAGCATCTACGACAAGCTGGATGTCATCACTGATGACGACCCCACGGCGCAGGAGATTATGGAGTGCaacagcaacaaggagaacaaTGAGAAGCCCCAGCAGGTCCTGGTGCGCTCTGTGCGCCTCAAAAACAACCAGCAGAAGAAGAATGCGGCGCTCATGGCCTCACACGGCAGCAGCGGCACACACGGCAGTACCGGCGGCCTGTTGGAGCCAAAGGTTAGAACGGTTGAATACAACTTGCCGGTGGTGCCGAAGAGGCCGGTGGCGTATTACAAATACACAGAGAGGACGGCAGAGGAGCTGGACGAGGAGGTGGAGTACGACATGGATGAGGAGGACTACGCCTGGCTGGAGCTCATCAATGAGAAGAGGAAGAGCGAGGGCGTCAGCCAGGTGTCGCACAACCTGTTTGAGTTCCTCATGGACCGCTTTGAGAAGGAGTCGTACTCAGCCACGCAGGGTCAGAGCGACCTGCAGTCATTGGTGGACGAGGACGCCGTCTGTTGCATCTGCATGGATGGAGACGGAGCCGACAGTAATGTCATCCTCTTCTGCGACTCTTGCAACATCGCCGTGCATCAGGAGTGCTACGGCGTGCCATACATCCCTGAGGGCCAATGGCTATGCCGCCACTGCCTGCAGTGTCCGTCGCGTCCCGCTCAGTGTGTCTTCTGCCCCAACAGAGGCGGAGCCCTGAAGAAGACTGACGACGACCGCTGGGGGCATGTAGCATGTGCTCTGTGGGTGCCTGAGGTCGGCTTCTCTGACACGGTTTTCATCGAGCCCATTGACGGCGTCCGCAATATCCCACCTGCCCGCTGGAAGCTCACCTGCTATCTGTGTAAAGAGAAGGGCGCAGGAGCGTGCATCCAGTGTGACAAGATCAACTGTTACACCGCCTTCCACGTCAGCTGCGCCCAGAAGGCCGGCCTCTACATGAAGATGGAGCCCGTCAAAGAGGTGACGGCGTCCGGCGCCACCACCTTCTCTGTGAAAAAGACCGCCTTCTGCTGCAGCCACACGCCTGAAGGCTGCGACCGCCGGCCGCTCAACATCTACGAGGAGCCGCATCCGAAAAACGGAGCCTGCCACAAGAGGGCCGAAAAGAGGGGGAAGTCCAGGGCCAAGGGCTGGCACAAGAAGAAGAGTAAGAGAGGTGAGCCCGAACCAGAACCAGAGCCTGAGACCCCCACCAACTCTGGACCCAGTATCACCGCTTCAAG CTTTGACACCATCCTGAACCAGGTGGCAGTTCAGAGGAAGCGTGCGTTCGTTGAGCGGGTGCTGAGCTACTGGGTGCAGAAGAGGCAGTCGAGGAATAACGTGCCGCTGATCCGCCGGCTGCAGGCCAACCCTCAGCCGCCCAAAGTCAAGCAAAAG GACCGCATGGAGACGAACCAGGCGCTGAAGGAGCAGCTGAAGGAGTGGCACCGCCTCCGCCACGACCTGGAGCGAGCTCGCCTGCTCCTGGAGCTCATCAGGAAGAGGGAGAAGCTGAAGAGAGAGGAG ATGAAGCTGCAGCAGTCGGTGCTGGAGGTCCAGCTGACCCCCTTCAACATCCTGCTGAGAGCCGTGCTCAGTCAGCTGCAGGAGAAGGACCAGTACAGTATCTTCGCTCAGCCCGTCTGCGTCAAAGAG GTTCCAGACTACCTGGACCACATCAAGAACCCCATGGACTTCTCCACCATGAGGAAACGCATCGACGCTCATGACTACAGGAGCCTGGAGGAGTTCGAGGCAGACTTCAACCTCATCATCTTCAACTGCATGAAGTACAACGCCAAGGACACGTTTTTCTACAGGGCAGGTCAGCGGATGCAGGACCACGGAGGAGCCATCCTCCGCAGGGCCCGAAGGGAGGCTGAGAGAATTGGCTTTGACTTCCCCGGTGGGATTCATCTGCCCGAAGCCCCGAAACTGGAGCCGCCGCCGCCCTTCACCTGGGAGGAAG TGGACCGGCTGCTGACCCCCACCTATCGCCGGCTGACCCCACCGGAGGATCAGCTGAAGGAGCTGCTGGAGAAGCTGGACCTGAGCACGGCCATGAAGCACAGCCCGTCCCGCAGCAAGAGGCTCAAACTGCTCAAGAAGACCATCATGGAGGTTCGGAGCGAGATTAGCCTGAAGAAGTCCCTCCAAACGCAGCCGCCTGTGGCGACTGAGCCCAGCCCGACCCCTGCAGAGTCAGAGGAGAGAGCACTACCTGAACCCCCAGCAGAGCCCTGCACACCACAGGAGGAGAAGCCTTTACCCCCACCAACGTTAGAGCTGTTAACCTCACTGACGCAGCTCGAAACCTCGCACGGTGACTCAGAGCCGCCCCCTCTGAAAGCCGTCAAATCCAGCACGGACCATACTCCCATGGAGCTCGATGGCGACACTGACACATCTACCTCAGCGCCCACAGACGCACCCAACGGGCACCTCCCAGACCCCCTGCTCCCCAATGGCGACCTCCACACAGAAGCCTCTGGCACCTGCAACCGACGGAATAGCGTCCTCTTCCGCAAGTCCAAGAGCACCAGCCCGCAGAAACCACTCAAGACCAAGACCCAAGAGGCACCGGCTGTGACCCTGCCACCCCTTGGCACCAAAACCTTCCTGTCAGTGGTGATTCCTCGACTGGAGACACTGCTCctgccgaagaagagaagacgcagcagcagcgCTGACGGcgaggatgatgatgaggagtcGCCGATAAAACGCCTCGGTACAG GAATAGCGAACGGTTttgtggtggaggaggaagaaatcTCACCTTCTCCCCGCCTGCTGGAGCCTCGCCGCCGCTGTGCCTCTGAGTCGAGCATCTCCTCCAGTGGAAGCGTCCTCTGCAGCACGAG CACAGTCATTGTGTCGAAAAGCGGTAAAGGACGGCTGCCGGCGGCTCGACGGAGCACCGTGGACGACAAAAGCACTCTGATGACCTGCATTGAGAACGGAGAGTTCACCAAAGCTGCCAAGATCTCTTCAG ATCATGGACCCCAAAGCGCGGAAGACGGGGTGTCAGCACAACGGGGTGGAGCTTCCCCAGCCGCCGCCGGACGTTCTCAGAGCCGGAGAGCGGATGCAGTTCAGGTCCGCAGAGAAACTCTTCCTCGTCCACTTCTTCGACAGCAAGCGCAGCTG gCAATGGCTTCCTAG